A portion of the Francisella uliginis genome contains these proteins:
- the msrA gene encoding peptide-methionine (S)-S-oxide reductase MsrA, translating to MKKIIYSLSLLLCSLGFSANSNFLYDKAVFAGGCFWCLESDFEYMQKHEGLSHNGIIKVVSGYDGGQQKDPTYRKVSSGTTNYKESVEVIYDPKKISYKELVEYFYRRINPTDSKGQFCDKGKQYQSAIYYMNDNQKDIAEAVTKELKQVFNKNNKKVYTQILPSTKFYEAEKYHQDYHYKNPKRYCYYRTGCGRDQTVNKVWKNINWKYSNVVPFDIPSSYAECLTR from the coding sequence ATGAAAAAAATAATTTATAGTTTATCTTTATTATTGTGTAGTCTAGGTTTCTCAGCTAATAGTAATTTTTTATACGATAAGGCTGTTTTTGCAGGCGGTTGTTTTTGGTGTTTAGAGTCAGATTTTGAATATATGCAAAAACATGAAGGCTTAAGTCATAATGGTATTATAAAGGTTGTTTCTGGATATGATGGAGGTCAGCAGAAAGATCCAACATATAGAAAAGTATCTTCAGGGACTACAAACTATAAAGAATCTGTAGAGGTAATATATGATCCTAAAAAAATAAGTTATAAAGAGCTTGTTGAATATTTTTATCGTCGTATAAATCCTACTGATTCAAAAGGTCAGTTTTGTGATAAAGGTAAGCAGTATCAATCTGCAATTTATTATATGAATGATAATCAAAAAGATATTGCTGAAGCAGTTACAAAAGAGTTAAAACAAGTATTTAATAAAAATAATAAAAAAGTATATACACAGATTTTGCCATCGACAAAATTTTATGAAGCTGAAAAATATCATCAAGATTATCATTATAAAAATCCTAAAAGATATTGTTATTATCGTACAGGTTGTGGGCGTGATCAGACAGTAAATAAAGTATGGAAAAATATAAACTGGAAATATAGTAATGTAGTACCTTTTGATATACCATCTAGCTATGCAGAATGTTTAACTAGATAA
- a CDS encoding beta-1,3-glucanase family protein encodes MKKIPLGLTVAISATLLSSCGSNHKNQTSTNSENFKNDYSQPKEQSQAEQINLASVQKPSETIQSKAKTTKVTTYPLKIVNNSNVSEDTYITVVDGTNIYKVGDDGSLTKGPLLAKAYFQDYGKSIGNSGDFTIKIPKPFISGRVYVSVGHPLGGVATNAPFYSKSSSDSNYYMSQVVYDKFELTYNDQGVLYIDPTSVDFFSIPLTMQNPKPIKATDLTESGYPLGMSRKEIMDQATANFTKGVSSGNLDTWKDLIFDSSGSTIRIISPSGIATSTGADNSLGSLKNMANKPAVTGSSYLLDSIKTPSGSSFYLQNLISYYESASKHKLAFDVSQLYSGTKYPQTAIFKNVVYFADGISSNAKCSKQITSYDGQGKPIYGDYANSSSCWKFIPKVCSDLSDLSKCKAPTKGDQAKLQDEYIPMDYVSSFDFFSPGQWPFDNNNILPKVYTTVDTIQDNHPAKGLIAEGLSALFSAGLLPVSNSKIEDTAISKSSLNKLVNDNKDILYKDNSANGQLKDKGPWFSQYSKVIHSICYDSATKKECTPSTSSANKKYPIVYTFAFDDFLAQDGTLTSNVTSGSTISVTINDMQGYPKTNPGKAPRPSINVDTPAVTSGSLETCKTIPKDPKKVKTCKLTATFTTKNTPDEIKTYNVNLSPMSTNNGSHCQYISSKKDTWTGCGAIATSNITNSTVTKISGPKDGVYTYKITSEVPRDAFEKVVTGAVWRHCTGSTSNNEFKYYVSVSDGKQTIGALSPNSSTYHNIPGCAPSAS; translated from the coding sequence ATGAAAAAAATACCTTTAGGATTAACCGTTGCAATATCTGCAACACTCTTATCATCTTGTGGATCAAACCATAAAAATCAAACCTCAACAAACTCAGAAAACTTTAAAAATGATTACTCCCAACCAAAAGAACAAAGCCAAGCAGAACAAATAAATTTAGCTTCTGTTCAAAAGCCTTCTGAAACAATTCAATCAAAAGCTAAAACTACTAAAGTTACTACGTATCCTTTAAAAATAGTAAATAACTCTAATGTCTCAGAAGATACTTATATAACTGTTGTAGATGGTACAAATATATATAAAGTTGGCGATGATGGAAGCTTAACGAAAGGTCCTTTATTAGCTAAAGCTTATTTCCAAGATTATGGAAAAAGTATTGGCAATTCTGGTGACTTTACTATAAAAATTCCAAAACCTTTTATTTCAGGAAGAGTTTATGTTTCTGTTGGACATCCTTTAGGTGGCGTTGCAACAAATGCTCCTTTCTATAGTAAATCTTCTAGCGATAGCAATTACTATATGTCTCAAGTTGTATACGATAAATTTGAGCTTACTTATAATGATCAAGGTGTATTATATATAGATCCTACGAGTGTAGACTTCTTTAGTATACCTTTAACTATGCAAAATCCTAAACCTATAAAAGCTACAGATCTAACAGAATCAGGATATCCTTTAGGAATGAGTCGTAAAGAGATTATGGATCAAGCAACTGCAAACTTCACAAAAGGAGTTTCTTCAGGCAATTTAGACACATGGAAAGATTTAATATTCGATAGTTCTGGATCTACAATACGTATTATTAGTCCTTCAGGAATAGCTACTTCTACAGGAGCTGACAATTCTCTTGGTTCTTTAAAAAATATGGCAAATAAACCCGCTGTTACCGGATCTAGTTACTTACTAGATTCTATAAAAACACCTAGTGGATCTTCTTTTTATTTACAAAACTTAATTAGCTATTATGAAAGTGCGAGTAAACATAAACTAGCCTTTGATGTAAGCCAGTTATATAGTGGTACAAAGTATCCACAAACAGCTATTTTTAAAAATGTAGTATATTTTGCTGATGGTATATCAAGTAATGCAAAATGTAGTAAACAAATAACTAGCTATGATGGACAAGGTAAGCCAATATATGGAGATTATGCAAACAGTAGTAGTTGTTGGAAGTTTATTCCAAAAGTTTGTAGTGACTTAAGTGACTTATCAAAATGTAAAGCTCCTACAAAAGGTGATCAAGCTAAATTACAAGATGAATATATTCCTATGGATTACGTTAGTTCATTTGACTTCTTTAGTCCTGGACAATGGCCTTTTGATAATAACAATATATTACCAAAAGTTTATACAACAGTTGATACTATCCAAGATAATCATCCTGCTAAAGGTCTAATAGCAGAAGGCTTATCAGCTCTTTTCTCTGCTGGGTTATTACCTGTATCAAACTCAAAAATAGAAGATACAGCGATAAGTAAGTCATCTTTAAATAAACTTGTTAATGATAACAAAGATATCTTATATAAAGATAATTCTGCAAATGGTCAATTAAAAGATAAAGGTCCTTGGTTTAGCCAATACTCTAAAGTAATACATTCAATTTGCTATGATAGTGCTACTAAAAAAGAATGTACACCATCAACATCAAGTGCTAATAAAAAATATCCTATAGTATATACGTTTGCTTTTGATGATTTCTTAGCTCAGGATGGTACTCTTACTAGTAATGTAACTAGTGGTAGCACCATTTCTGTAACTATTAATGATATGCAAGGATATCCTAAGACTAACCCTGGAAAAGCTCCTCGTCCTAGTATAAATGTAGATACTCCAGCTGTTACTTCTGGTTCTTTAGAAACTTGTAAAACAATACCTAAAGATCCTAAAAAAGTTAAAACTTGTAAATTAACAGCTACTTTTACAACAAAAAATACTCCTGATGAGATAAAAACTTATAATGTTAATCTATCTCCTATGTCCACAAATAATGGATCTCATTGCCAATATATATCTTCTAAGAAGGATACATGGACTGGATGTGGAGCAATAGCTACTAGTAATATAACAAATTCAACTGTTACGAAAATCTCTGGCCCTAAAGATGGTGTATATACATATAAAATCACATCTGAAGTTCCTAGAGATGCTTTTGAAAAAGTTGTGACAGGTGCTGTTTGGCGACACTGTACAGGTTCTACATCAAATAATGAATTTAAATATTATGTTTCTGTCTCAGATGGCAAACAGACAATAGGAGCTTTATCTCCAAACTCTTCTACTTATCATAATATTCCTGGATGTGCTCCTAGTGCAAGCTAG
- the pepN gene encoding aminopeptidase N, with amino-acid sequence MSQPEIKYLKDYKPSNYLINETHLTFNLDESKTIVTADLHITKNPANNDSNSLILDGEDLKLLSIKIDNKDLSKSDFDVNNNQLTIHEAPEKFILNTVVEINPSANTSLEGLYKSGDVFCTQCEATGFRKITYYLDRPDVMSSYTVKIIANKQKYPVILSNGDKVDSGDISDTLHFATWKDPFKKPCYLFALVAGDLASIKDTFTTKSNRKVNLEIYAFKQDIDKCHYAMQAVKDSMKWDEERFNLEYDLDTFMIVAVPDFNAGAMENKGLNIFNTKYIMASDKTATDKDFELVQSVVGHEYFHNWTGDRVTCRDWFQLSLKEGLTVFRDQEFTSDLNSRDVKRIDDVRIIRSAQFAEDASPMSHPIRPESYIEMNNFYTVTVYHKGAEIIRMIHTLLGEEGFQKGMKLYFERYDGKAVTCDDFVNAMADANNRDFSLFKRWYAQSGTPKIKVTENYDIESQTYSLTLEQTTQPTADQKEKQALHIPVKMGLITPKGENIVEQVIELKEQKQTYTFENISAKPVVSLFRDFSAPVKVEHKRTENELLHIVKYDNNAFNRWDSLQQLATNMILAKSDVSDEFLNAFKSILHDKDLDKALISDALLIPSESTIAESMPVIAVDDIVLSRKKVVNQLADKLKDDWLAIYQKCNDDKPYSLSAEQIAKRKLKSVCLSYLMNANDQSQGTELAQQLFENADNMTDQQSAFSALLKSNDQQVRDNAINEFYNRWKHEDLVVNKWLVSQAQISHESALDIVKGLVNHPAYNFKNPNKVYSLIGGFGANFSQYHRKDGLGYAFMADTVLELDKINHQVAARMARNLMSWKRYDSARQALMKKELERIKVSNPSKNVFEIVSKSLEL; translated from the coding sequence ATGTCTCAGCCTGAAATTAAATATTTAAAAGACTATAAACCAAGTAATTATCTTATAAATGAAACTCATCTAACATTTAATTTGGATGAGTCAAAAACAATTGTAACAGCAGATTTACATATTACTAAAAATCCAGCTAATAATGACAGCAACTCGTTAATTTTAGATGGTGAAGATTTAAAATTACTATCAATTAAAATAGATAATAAAGATTTATCAAAATCTGATTTTGATGTAAATAATAATCAATTAACTATCCATGAAGCACCTGAAAAATTTATTCTAAACACTGTAGTTGAGATTAATCCATCTGCAAATACCTCTTTAGAAGGATTATATAAATCAGGAGATGTATTTTGTACACAATGTGAGGCCACTGGTTTTAGAAAAATCACGTACTATCTAGATAGACCTGATGTAATGTCTTCTTATACTGTTAAAATTATCGCTAATAAACAAAAATATCCTGTTATTTTATCTAATGGAGATAAAGTTGATTCTGGAGATATTTCAGATACTTTACATTTTGCTACATGGAAAGATCCTTTTAAGAAACCTTGTTATCTATTTGCTTTAGTGGCTGGAGATTTAGCTAGTATTAAAGATACTTTTACTACTAAATCAAATCGTAAGGTTAATCTTGAGATCTATGCATTTAAACAAGATATTGATAAATGTCACTACGCAATGCAAGCTGTAAAAGATTCAATGAAGTGGGATGAAGAAAGATTTAACCTAGAGTATGATCTTGATACATTTATGATTGTAGCTGTACCTGATTTTAATGCTGGTGCAATGGAAAATAAAGGCTTAAATATTTTTAATACTAAATACATCATGGCTAGTGATAAAACAGCTACAGATAAGGATTTTGAATTAGTTCAAAGCGTTGTGGGTCATGAATATTTTCATAATTGGACAGGTGATAGGGTTACATGTCGTGATTGGTTTCAGCTAAGCTTAAAAGAGGGTTTAACCGTATTTAGAGATCAAGAATTTACTTCTGATTTAAACTCAAGAGATGTTAAACGTATAGATGATGTACGTATTATTAGAAGTGCTCAGTTTGCTGAAGATGCTAGTCCTATGTCTCATCCTATCCGTCCTGAGTCATACATTGAGATGAATAATTTCTACACTGTAACGGTTTATCATAAAGGTGCTGAGATTATTAGAATGATTCATACCTTATTAGGTGAAGAAGGTTTCCAAAAAGGTATGAAACTATATTTTGAAAGATATGATGGTAAGGCTGTTACTTGTGATGATTTTGTAAATGCTATGGCAGATGCTAATAATCGTGATTTTAGCTTATTTAAGAGATGGTATGCTCAGTCTGGTACGCCAAAAATTAAAGTTACTGAGAACTATGATATAGAAAGTCAAACTTACAGTTTAACACTAGAGCAAACTACTCAACCAACAGCCGATCAAAAAGAAAAACAAGCTCTTCATATACCTGTTAAAATGGGACTTATCACTCCAAAGGGTGAAAATATAGTAGAGCAGGTTATTGAGCTTAAAGAACAAAAACAGACTTATACTTTTGAGAATATTTCAGCAAAGCCAGTAGTTTCATTGTTTAGAGATTTTTCGGCACCTGTGAAGGTTGAGCATAAGCGTACTGAAAACGAACTATTACATATTGTCAAATACGATAATAATGCCTTTAATCGTTGGGATTCTTTACAGCAGTTAGCTACAAATATGATTTTAGCTAAATCTGATGTAAGTGATGAATTTTTGAATGCTTTTAAATCAATCTTACATGATAAAGATTTAGATAAAGCTTTAATTAGTGATGCTCTACTAATACCAAGTGAATCTACAATTGCTGAATCAATGCCTGTGATTGCGGTTGATGATATTGTTTTATCACGCAAAAAAGTTGTAAATCAGTTAGCAGATAAACTAAAAGATGACTGGCTAGCTATATATCAAAAATGTAATGATGATAAGCCATATAGCCTATCAGCTGAGCAAATAGCAAAAAGAAAGCTAAAAAGCGTATGTTTAAGTTATCTAATGAATGCTAATGACCAAAGTCAAGGTACTGAGTTAGCGCAACAATTATTTGAAAATGCTGATAATATGACCGATCAACAATCAGCATTTTCAGCATTGTTGAAATCTAACGATCAACAAGTTCGTGATAATGCTATCAATGAGTTTTATAACCGTTGGAAGCATGAAGATTTAGTTGTAAATAAATGGCTAGTATCTCAAGCTCAAATCTCTCATGAGTCAGCTTTAGATATAGTTAAAGGTTTAGTTAATCATCCTGCATATAACTTTAAAAACCCTAATAAAGTTTACTCGCTTATAGGTGGTTTTGGTGCTAATTTCTCACAATATCATCGTAAGGATGGTTTAGGATATGCTTTTATGGCTGATACAGTGTTAGAGCTTGATAAAATCAACCATCAGGTTGCAGCTAGAATGGCTCGTAATCTAATGAGTTGGAAGCGTTATGATAGTGCTAGACAAGCATTGATGAAAAAAGAACTTGAAAGAATCAAAGTATCAAACCCAAGTAAAAATGTCTTTGAAATCGTTAGTAAGAGTTTAGAGTTGTAG
- a CDS encoding Hsp20/alpha crystallin family protein has product MSKEIRYNPFELKHSINDLFDNFFSFPREYHEEKYLQNIHLDITEDDSAYNIHADLAGVEEKDIDIELDKNRLSIKAKREHSQKDKKHHIQERYYGEYQRTINLPENIDSENIEAKYTNGVLNLIIPKKEKDNTSKKITIKS; this is encoded by the coding sequence ATGAGTAAAGAAATCAGATACAATCCATTTGAATTAAAACATTCGATAAATGATCTTTTTGATAACTTCTTTAGTTTCCCTAGAGAATATCACGAAGAAAAATATCTACAAAATATCCATTTAGATATAACTGAAGATGACTCTGCTTATAATATTCATGCAGATCTTGCAGGTGTAGAAGAAAAGGATATAGATATTGAATTAGATAAAAATAGACTATCTATAAAAGCTAAACGTGAGCACTCGCAAAAAGATAAAAAACATCATATACAAGAACGTTACTACGGCGAGTATCAACGTACGATAAACTTACCAGAAAATATAGATAGTGAGAATATAGAGGCTAAATATACCAATGGAGTACTAAACCTAATCATCCCTAAAAAAGAAAAAGATAATACTTCTAAGAAAATAACTATAAAATCTTAA
- a CDS encoding GyrI-like domain-containing protein codes for MKIVGVSTKVSNDRDDLLEQAWELFFNSEVLEYLNGQNLSQDIISVYYEYEGDHTAPYTLLIGYEVDDNFDVPTGLNSVNIELNHEVFRVEGDLPDAAIEKWQEIWNDNSKKRAYKADFDRYNPIEDFVEINVEYI; via the coding sequence ATGAAAATAGTAGGCGTATCAACGAAAGTTTCAAATGATAGAGATGACTTGCTTGAGCAAGCATGGGAATTGTTTTTTAATAGTGAAGTTTTAGAGTATCTTAATGGTCAAAATCTATCACAAGATATAATATCTGTTTATTATGAATATGAAGGCGATCACACAGCGCCATATACTTTGCTAATAGGTTATGAAGTAGATGATAATTTTGATGTGCCAACAGGCTTAAATTCAGTTAATATTGAGTTAAACCATGAAGTTTTTAGAGTAGAAGGAGATCTTCCTGATGCTGCAATAGAAAAATGGCAAGAAATTTGGAATGATAATTCTAAAAAAAGAGCTTATAAAGCAGATTTTGATAGGTATAATCCTATTGAAGATTTTGTAGAAATAAATGTAGAGTATATCTAA
- a CDS encoding sulfite exporter TauE/SafE family protein: protein MNLLLFITLIFLITIFSGFISGVFGGGSGLINVPGFYLLLDYYYPAYDHLMQVAIACAVSSGVLVGLLATIKQHKYKQICYNTLRWALISILLGGVFGVFLVTLIKSSNLKTIFAILLIVMAIWMWRKTKTSLKIWQAPLILKITSAFIAGMCTMLSGISVFFVPLLTKCGLDIRKAIGTSTVITFFISLVMTIFFIAFGLHASNLPPYCIGYLNLIIVFAGIIPSLIGVNIGVKVTALFSHKHLQMIYILMMFVIAIIMII from the coding sequence TTGAACTTACTTTTATTTATCACTCTTATCTTTTTAATAACAATCTTCTCAGGCTTTATCTCAGGTGTTTTTGGTGGTGGTTCAGGACTTATTAATGTACCGGGGTTTTATCTACTTTTGGATTACTATTATCCAGCGTATGATCATTTAATGCAGGTAGCCATTGCTTGTGCTGTTAGCTCTGGTGTTTTAGTTGGTTTACTTGCGACCATTAAACAACATAAATACAAACAAATTTGTTATAACACTTTGCGCTGGGCTCTTATTAGCATACTTCTAGGAGGAGTTTTTGGCGTATTTTTAGTAACTCTAATAAAAAGTAGTAATCTAAAAACTATTTTTGCTATCCTTCTTATAGTTATGGCTATATGGATGTGGCGTAAAACAAAAACCTCACTAAAAATCTGGCAAGCTCCATTAATATTAAAAATAACAAGCGCTTTTATTGCTGGAATGTGTACTATGCTTTCAGGTATATCAGTGTTTTTTGTTCCTTTACTCACAAAATGTGGTTTAGATATTCGCAAAGCTATTGGCACATCTACAGTTATTACTTTTTTTATAAGCTTAGTAATGACTATTTTCTTTATAGCTTTTGGCTTACACGCATCTAATTTACCACCATACTGTATTGGTTATCTAAACTTAATTATTGTTTTTGCAGGAATTATACCAAGCCTAATAGGTGTAAATATTGGTGTTAAAGTAACAGCATTATTTTCACATAAACATTTACAAATGATATATATTTTAATGATGTTTGTTATAGCTATAATTATGATTATTTAG
- the trpCF gene encoding bifunctional indole-3-glycerol-phosphate synthase TrpC/phosphoribosylanthranilate isomerase TrpF, translating to METILAKIVEAKRKWLFAKKRLFPLDVFKDEVTKTDRSFYDALTSEKAVFILECKKGSPSKGLIRKKFDLNEIASVYKNYANAISVLTDEEFFMGSFANLEIVRNQVTQPVLCKDFIIDEYQIYLARHYKADAILLMLSILDDSEYRKLAKVANRLGMGILTEASNEEELQRAINLKAKVIGINNRNLRDLSIDLNTTRLLAPKVPKGTIVISESGIYKNQEIRELRKFVNGFLVGSSIMGERNLELAVRKIIYGFNKVCGLTSVENAQKAYNAGAVYGGFIFVKKSPRYVDFDMAKSITKKVKLNYVGVFANASIEDVVDASYKLKLSAVQLHGNEDQEYINILKSKLHRNCQIWKAYGVDKTIPNFLDNVDYHLLDAQIDGQSGGTGKTFDWDLIKDKNNIILAGGLNSKNIAKAIELKCSAYDINSGVESQPGQKDQKKLNEVFEVIRNY from the coding sequence ATGGAAACTATATTAGCAAAAATTGTTGAAGCAAAAAGAAAATGGCTTTTTGCTAAAAAAAGACTCTTTCCTTTAGATGTTTTTAAAGATGAAGTTACTAAAACAGATAGAAGTTTTTATGATGCTTTGACTTCAGAAAAAGCTGTATTTATTTTAGAGTGTAAAAAAGGCTCTCCTTCTAAAGGTCTTATTCGTAAAAAATTTGATCTAAATGAAATAGCTTCAGTATATAAAAATTATGCAAATGCTATATCAGTATTAACTGATGAAGAGTTTTTTATGGGAAGTTTTGCAAATTTAGAAATTGTAAGAAATCAAGTAACACAACCTGTTCTTTGTAAAGACTTTATTATAGATGAATATCAAATATACTTAGCAAGACATTATAAAGCTGACGCTATATTATTGATGCTTTCTATTTTAGATGATTCTGAATATAGAAAACTTGCTAAAGTTGCTAATCGTCTTGGCATGGGGATACTTACAGAAGCTAGTAACGAAGAAGAGCTTCAAAGAGCTATAAACCTAAAAGCAAAAGTAATAGGTATAAATAATCGTAATCTTAGAGATTTATCTATAGACTTAAATACTACTCGCCTATTAGCTCCTAAAGTACCAAAAGGCACTATAGTTATATCTGAATCTGGAATTTATAAAAACCAAGAAATAAGAGAACTTAGAAAATTTGTAAATGGTTTTCTTGTAGGTAGTTCTATAATGGGAGAGCGTAATTTAGAACTAGCTGTTAGAAAAATAATATATGGTTTTAATAAAGTATGTGGTCTTACTTCAGTAGAAAATGCTCAAAAAGCTTATAATGCAGGAGCTGTTTACGGAGGATTTATATTTGTTAAAAAATCACCTCGTTATGTAGATTTTGACATGGCAAAATCTATAACAAAAAAAGTCAAACTAAACTATGTAGGTGTTTTTGCTAATGCTAGTATTGAAGATGTTGTAGATGCATCGTATAAGTTAAAGTTAAGTGCTGTTCAGCTTCATGGTAATGAGGATCAAGAATATATAAATATTTTAAAATCTAAATTACATAGAAATTGTCAAATATGGAAAGCTTATGGTGTAGATAAAACTATTCCTAACTTCTTAGATAATGTTGATTATCACTTATTAGATGCTCAGATAGATGGACAATCTGGAGGTACAGGAAAGACGTTTGATTGGGATCTTATAAAAGATAAAAATAACATAATATTAGCTGGTGGATTAAACTCTAAAAATATAGCTAAAGCTATAGAGTTAAAATGCTCAGCTTATGATATTAACTCTGGTGTTGAATCACAACCAGGTCAAAAAGATCAAAAGAAATTAAATGAAGTTTTTGAAGTTATTAGAAATTATTAA